A portion of the Ignavibacteria bacterium genome contains these proteins:
- a CDS encoding thiolase family protein — MRTEAYIVEAVRTPIGKYGGVFRDVRADDLGAIPLRALLSRTKISAECIDDVIIGCANQAGEDNRNIGRMCSLLAGFPYSVPGVTINRLCGSSLEAINIAARSIWSNEMDIVIAGGVESMSRAPYSIAKNQKGTFGNVTAYDTALGWRYPNPQMEKLFPLESMGETAENIAEKYKISREAQDEFAFRSHNNAVKAQEENVFSNELISVETFFRNTSATIISDECPRKDTTLEKLSQLSSVFKKNGTVTAGNSSTLNDGAAAVLIMNEKSIVEQNLSPIARIVSTGIAGVDPRYMGIGPVPATQQAMKKGKITIADLDIIELNEAFAAQSLAVIRELKLSIENVNVNGGAIALGHPLGCSGARILTTLVYELVRRKSTLGLATMCIGVGQGIATIVERV; from the coding sequence ATGCGAACCGAGGCATATATCGTTGAAGCAGTAAGAACACCTATTGGAAAATATGGAGGCGTTTTTCGTGATGTTCGCGCCGATGATTTGGGTGCAATTCCACTTCGTGCTCTTTTGTCACGTACAAAAATATCTGCAGAGTGTATTGATGACGTAATCATTGGTTGTGCAAATCAAGCGGGCGAAGATAACCGAAATATAGGTCGAATGTGCAGTCTGCTTGCCGGTTTTCCTTATTCAGTTCCAGGAGTTACTATTAACCGTCTCTGCGGTTCAAGTCTTGAAGCGATAAATATTGCGGCGCGTTCTATTTGGAGTAATGAAATGGATATTGTAATTGCAGGTGGAGTTGAAAGTATGAGCCGCGCACCGTATTCGATTGCGAAAAATCAAAAAGGAACGTTTGGAAATGTAACTGCGTACGATACTGCACTTGGATGGCGTTATCCGAATCCGCAGATGGAAAAATTATTTCCATTGGAATCAATGGGAGAGACTGCGGAAAATATAGCAGAGAAATATAAAATTTCACGAGAAGCACAAGACGAATTTGCATTCAGAAGCCATAACAATGCCGTAAAAGCACAGGAAGAAAATGTATTCTCTAACGAACTTATTTCTGTAGAAACATTTTTCAGAAATACATCAGCGACAATAATTTCAGATGAGTGTCCTCGCAAAGACACTACGTTAGAAAAATTATCTCAACTGAGTTCTGTGTTTAAGAAAAACGGAACGGTAACGGCAGGAAATTCTTCAACATTAAATGATGGTGCAGCAGCAGTTTTGATAATGAATGAAAAAAGTATTGTAGAACAAAACCTTTCTCCTATAGCAAGAATAGTTTCTACTGGAATTGCTGGAGTTGATCCCCGATATATGGGAATTGGACCTGTTCCAGCAACACAACAGGCAATGAAAAAAGGAAAAATTACGATTGCTGATTTAGATATAATTGAACTTAATGAAGCATTTGCGGCACAATCGCTTGCAGTGATAAGGGAATTGAAACTCTCTATAGAAAACGTTAATGTAAACGGTGGAGCAATTGCACTTGGACATCCTCTCGGTTGCAGTGGTGCAAGAATTTTGACAACTTTAGTGTATGAATTAGTGAGAAGAAAAAGTACTTTGGGATTAGCAACAATGTGCATCGGTGTTGGACAAGGAATTGCAACGATAGTAGAACGTGTATAA
- the amrS gene encoding AmmeMemoRadiSam system radical SAM enzyme → MIASQLENPVKKILSKYTTVSNFFTSLENNAIECFACGHRCIINEGRDGICKVRFNRHGKLYVPWGYVSAIQLDPIEKKPFYHILPGERALSFGMLGCDLHCNYCQNWVTSQTLRDKNSIAQVQKISAQEINDFAIATLAKIVTSTYNEPLITSEWAIEIFKLAKQNNLLTSYVSNGNTTHEILELLRPYVDLFKVDLKGFNDKYYRKLGCPLNNILNSIQCLHKMKFWIEIVTLLVPQFNDSETEIREIARFIQSISADIPWHITAFHPNYKMKTTVKTPVSLLQRAVEIGYEEGLHFVYAGNLPGMLKKYENTYCYNCGELLVERLGFTIKKNNLLDNCCPKCSIRIPGIWKRD, encoded by the coding sequence ATGATAGCATCACAATTAGAAAATCCTGTTAAAAAAATTCTTTCAAAATATACAACGGTAAGTAATTTTTTTACTTCATTAGAAAATAATGCAATAGAGTGTTTTGCATGTGGACATCGTTGTATTATAAACGAAGGCAGAGACGGAATTTGCAAAGTACGTTTTAATAGACATGGGAAATTATATGTTCCTTGGGGTTATGTATCAGCGATTCAACTTGATCCGATAGAAAAAAAACCTTTTTATCATATACTTCCCGGAGAACGAGCATTAAGTTTTGGAATGCTGGGATGCGACCTGCATTGTAACTATTGCCAAAATTGGGTTACATCGCAAACACTTCGTGATAAAAATTCTATTGCACAAGTTCAAAAAATATCAGCGCAAGAAATCAATGATTTTGCAATTGCTACTCTCGCGAAAATTGTAACCAGTACATATAATGAACCACTTATTACAAGCGAATGGGCGATTGAGATTTTCAAACTCGCAAAACAAAACAACTTGCTTACTTCGTATGTTTCAAATGGTAATACAACTCATGAAATACTTGAATTGCTTCGTCCGTATGTTGATTTATTCAAGGTTGATTTAAAAGGATTTAACGACAAATACTATAGAAAATTAGGATGTCCGCTGAACAACATACTAAATTCAATTCAATGTTTACACAAGATGAAATTTTGGATTGAGATTGTAACTCTTCTTGTTCCTCAATTTAATGATTCCGAAACAGAAATTCGCGAAATAGCAAGATTCATTCAAAGTATATCTGCGGATATTCCTTGGCATATTACTGCATTTCATCCCAATTACAAAATGAAAACAACGGTTAAAACTCCTGTCTCTTTGTTGCAACGTGCCGTAGAAATAGGCTACGAAGAAGGCTTGCATTTTGTATACGCCGGAAATCTCCCAGGAATGTTGAAGAAGTACGAAAACACTTATTGTTATAATTGCGGCGAATTATTAGTGGAGCGTTTAGGTTTTACAATAAAGAAAAATAATTTATTAGATAATTGTTGTCCAAAATGTTCAATACGCATTCCGGGAATTTGGAAACGTGATTAA
- a CDS encoding TonB-dependent receptor: MIRIFFVVFTHFCFQYFVFSQTKGNISGKITDKKTNEPLPSVNVLIKGTYYGASSDFDGNYKIQNINPGTYVITATLLGYAQKTFSAVKVEEGKTTALDIKLEETSLTIDQEVVIVGEKPLFNIEETSSRRATASEDLKAAAIQRVEDAVALQVGVTQSDNEIHIRGGRTYENAYLINGVSVQDPLAGSGFGLQLGSDAMKEVEVLTGGYNAEYGQTTSGVVIVKTKEGTENYSGSISYRRDHFGFNDNSRSNFNQDVMSANISGPFGPLLFFATFDGNFSDDYTRWMQQTEYGRPSGYFVSAPQGLHSTIFYGNTFAPRQNNRVSWLTNFSFKPSSTAKLLLSLTQSATINQNTKTIQATLERVEPNPGFQYVFRNIPDSAATFTSVNNFYSLQFTNTISPKTFYELQFSLYTAHVRGDNNGQDKNGDGIVDWNDYAEPQDFVTFPIDTFRTSPETLRVIPGDGFYDIGSPSMWRDHFFREYTLKGDVTHHFSENNKLKTGIESKFQEIQYIDISQPWIKKLGIDNDKYIVYPAMGAIYVQNSLSISGMILNSGLRLDYWFPGKYVDDAAASSQKTLVAPYVRQQYFNETFSGFDFSWNNGFRSANRKWKARLSPRLGISHPISDNQSLFFSYGHSSKLPRPQFVYSKLKATSAKSSSQTIGNPNLNPETTVSYELGIRYQITENDVLSVTTYYKDIFDYVSSVSFQFRGPRAKGNYNTYINQDYARNRGVEIEYIKRIGTWFRGTFSGSYALSTGKSSSATEQIFGTEETRRETVTENFMNWDRPLQFSAHLNFTVQKNKPLFEMKGILEDINVFTKIFFQSGKRYSPWIFAGIDSINYEPSRNIYRDEPKNYLSGIGEYWFYIDMNIEKAIEMGFGKLVLALEIQNVLNNSNSQIINPVTGRAYEYGDDVPLSNSWNDPRWPDLTKPISPFPFNPARYLNPRTFRLAISWRF, translated from the coding sequence ATGATACGAATATTTTTTGTCGTCTTCACCCATTTCTGTTTCCAGTATTTTGTCTTCTCGCAAACGAAAGGAAATATTTCCGGAAAGATAACGGATAAAAAAACGAATGAGCCGCTTCCCAGCGTTAATGTGTTGATAAAAGGAACATATTACGGCGCATCATCGGATTTTGATGGGAACTATAAAATTCAAAACATCAATCCGGGAACGTATGTCATTACGGCAACACTTCTCGGGTATGCACAGAAAACATTTTCCGCAGTAAAAGTTGAAGAAGGTAAAACGACTGCACTTGATATCAAACTCGAAGAAACTTCACTAACGATTGATCAAGAAGTTGTTATCGTAGGAGAGAAGCCGTTATTTAATATCGAAGAAACATCGAGTAGAAGAGCAACGGCAAGCGAGGATTTGAAAGCCGCCGCTATTCAGCGAGTGGAAGATGCAGTTGCATTGCAAGTTGGAGTTACACAAAGCGATAATGAAATTCATATTCGCGGAGGAAGAACGTATGAAAATGCGTATCTCATCAACGGCGTTTCTGTTCAAGACCCGCTCGCTGGCTCTGGATTTGGATTACAACTTGGTTCCGACGCAATGAAAGAAGTGGAAGTTCTAACGGGCGGATATAACGCAGAGTACGGTCAAACAACTTCCGGCGTTGTCATTGTAAAAACAAAAGAAGGAACGGAAAATTATTCCGGAAGTATCAGTTATCGCAGAGACCATTTTGGGTTCAATGATAATTCACGTTCAAATTTCAATCAAGATGTTATGTCAGCAAATATCAGCGGTCCGTTTGGTCCCTTACTTTTTTTTGCAACGTTTGATGGAAATTTTTCAGATGATTACACACGTTGGATGCAACAAACGGAATATGGAAGACCCAGTGGATATTTTGTAAGCGCACCGCAAGGATTACATTCAACAATATTTTATGGAAATACCTTTGCTCCACGACAAAATAATCGTGTTTCGTGGCTCACGAATTTTTCTTTCAAGCCATCATCTACTGCGAAACTTTTGCTTTCATTAACACAATCTGCTACGATAAACCAAAACACAAAAACAATTCAAGCAACGTTAGAACGCGTAGAGCCAAATCCTGGTTTTCAATATGTTTTTCGAAATATTCCCGATAGTGCCGCAACGTTTACTTCTGTCAATAATTTTTACTCATTGCAGTTCACGAATACAATTAGTCCGAAAACATTTTACGAATTGCAATTCAGTTTATACACCGCACACGTACGCGGCGATAATAACGGTCAAGACAAAAATGGAGACGGAATTGTTGATTGGAATGATTATGCAGAGCCACAAGATTTTGTAACGTTTCCGATTGACACATTTCGCACTTCACCTGAAACGTTGCGAGTAATTCCCGGCGATGGATTTTATGATATTGGAAGTCCTTCGATGTGGCGCGACCATTTCTTCCGCGAATATACACTGAAAGGCGACGTAACGCATCACTTTTCAGAAAACAATAAATTGAAAACCGGAATTGAATCGAAGTTTCAGGAAATTCAATACATTGATATTTCGCAACCGTGGATAAAAAAACTTGGTATTGACAACGATAAATATATTGTGTACCCAGCAATGGGTGCGATATATGTACAAAATAGTCTTTCTATTTCTGGTATGATTCTCAACAGCGGATTACGATTAGATTATTGGTTTCCCGGAAAATATGTTGACGATGCTGCAGCAAGTTCGCAAAAAACGCTTGTTGCTCCGTACGTGCGTCAGCAGTATTTTAATGAGACGTTTTCAGGATTCGATTTTAGTTGGAACAATGGTTTTCGTTCTGCGAACAGAAAATGGAAAGCGCGATTAAGTCCCCGACTTGGTATTTCGCATCCGATATCAGATAATCAATCATTGTTTTTTTCATACGGACATTCATCCAAACTTCCGCGTCCACAATTTGTTTATTCAAAATTAAAAGCAACTTCTGCAAAATCTTCTTCGCAAACAATTGGAAATCCGAATTTAAATCCGGAAACAACAGTTTCGTACGAACTCGGCATTCGTTATCAAATTACCGAAAATGACGTGCTATCGGTTACAACGTATTACAAAGATATTTTCGATTACGTTTCGTCCGTTTCGTTTCAATTCCGCGGACCAAGAGCGAAAGGAAACTACAACACATATATCAATCAGGATTACGCGCGAAACCGCGGAGTAGAAATTGAATATATAAAACGGATAGGGACTTGGTTTCGAGGAACATTCTCAGGTTCGTATGCATTAAGCACGGGAAAAAGTTCGAGCGCCACGGAACAAATTTTTGGCACAGAAGAAACGCGGAGAGAAACCGTTACTGAAAATTTTATGAATTGGGACCGTCCGTTGCAATTTTCGGCACACTTAAATTTCACCGTTCAAAAAAACAAACCTCTGTTTGAAATGAAAGGAATACTGGAAGATATCAATGTATTCACTAAAATATTTTTTCAATCGGGAAAGCGTTATTCACCGTGGATTTTTGCAGGGATAGATTCTATCAATTATGAACCATCAAGAAATATTTATCGAGATGAACCGAAAAATTATTTAAGCGGCATTGGCGAATACTGGTTTTATATTGATATGAATATTGAAAAAGCAATAGAGATGGGTTTTGGTAAATTAGTACTTGCTTTGGAAATACAAAACGTACTGAACAATTCTAATTCTCAAATAATCAATCCCGTTACAGGACGTGCATACGAATACGGCGATGATGTCCCACTTTCCAATTCGTGGAATGACCCTCGATGGCCGGATTTGACAAAACCGATTTCACCGTTTCCATTCAATCCTGCGCGATATCTGAATCCACGAACATTTCGACTTGCTATCTCGTGGAGATTTTAA
- a CDS encoding PorV/PorQ family protein: protein MVNKILVHQFFTKIFFCVAFFFSSVQTLHSQLVPNLGGQRAGISVYQFLKIGAGGRGTAMGESFTAVVNDASALYWNPAAITNFEYNQIIVSHTQWFVDIQHEFLGGVYHLSAADAIGVSFTSLHLDDMLQTTETQPFGTGRYFTFGDIAIAGTYARKMTEQFSFGVSLKYVEETLDMLKMRSMLVDVGTYYYTGIGTSRFAVVVTNFGNNATPTGTVELLDGKKIQSFQSFSPPTLFKMGFAFEPYQSEFQRITTSAQINHPNDNAENLRVGIEYEWNKTLFLRGGIKRTFGQELFGEDETSAEYFSLGAGFYIPLSFTDINVDYSFAHFQRLGGAHRISLSIAQ from the coding sequence ATGGTGAATAAAATTCTGGTGCATCAATTTTTTACAAAAATATTTTTTTGCGTCGCTTTCTTTTTTTCAAGTGTTCAAACATTACATTCGCAACTCGTTCCGAATCTTGGTGGACAACGAGCAGGAATTTCTGTATATCAATTTTTGAAAATCGGTGCGGGAGGAAGAGGTACGGCAATGGGAGAATCGTTCACTGCAGTTGTCAATGACGCATCTGCACTTTATTGGAATCCAGCTGCAATTACAAATTTTGAGTATAATCAAATTATTGTTTCTCACACGCAATGGTTTGTTGATATTCAGCACGAATTTCTTGGAGGCGTGTATCATCTCTCTGCTGCTGATGCAATCGGAGTTTCCTTCACTTCGCTTCATTTGGACGATATGCTGCAAACAACAGAAACGCAACCATTCGGAACTGGAAGATATTTTACTTTCGGCGATATTGCAATAGCAGGAACGTATGCAAGGAAAATGACTGAGCAATTTTCCTTTGGTGTCTCTTTGAAATATGTTGAAGAAACGTTGGATATGCTTAAGATGCGAAGTATGCTTGTTGATGTCGGAACATATTATTATACCGGAATCGGAACAAGCAGATTTGCAGTAGTGGTTACGAATTTTGGAAACAATGCAACTCCAACAGGAACAGTAGAACTTCTTGATGGAAAAAAAATACAATCATTTCAGTCATTTTCGCCGCCAACGCTTTTCAAGATGGGATTTGCATTTGAACCATATCAAAGCGAATTTCAACGCATAACAACATCGGCGCAAATCAATCATCCCAATGATAATGCAGAAAATTTGCGCGTCGGTATTGAATACGAATGGAATAAAACATTATTTCTACGCGGAGGCATAAAACGTACGTTTGGTCAAGAACTCTTCGGCGAAGATGAAACGAGCGCAGAATATTTTTCCCTCGGAGCAGGTTTTTATATCCCTCTTTCGTTCACCGATATAAATGTTGACTATTCATTCGCGCATTTCCAACGATTAGGAGGAGCGCATCGCATTTCTTTAAGTATTGCACAGTAA
- a CDS encoding T9SS type A sorting domain-containing protein, translating into MRYTFILFVAILLSSTVVFSKKEHRNTSPFSRAILPDVISPDTSAPDTWGYTWVRSTEPGGPVYNWLDSTDGWQRVNGLLDDNAVGFFNLGFTFHYYWYDVTRLQIGSNGWIGFEQTIGNLAAAFTQFPNSTPPNDVIAPLGADYDFSPNVIGPYNSRVYFWTNNVDSAVISWVDAIEWFQTPPNPRPTYSFQVILTKADSSLTFQYGQHTGNGAFASESNITMGIENVTGTIGLSYYFASGSIDPTRYETGTAIRIKKTIDTGLQIVDAGVIGGFNNLNGAVFLQANVNNTISAYVKNFGTANLTNVRVRHTISRGVTTLLRDTVFIDTLSPGTTKVITFPKPFLPTQVAVHSGQFRIEAAGDVLASNNVKTTEMDVINAIPGTPIVLAYDDNVLDGTGRSWGSSGGFGNEFEVPVPVKIESAYVRIQTVTSGQTLTIYVVDDDGSQGSPGTVLDSVIIASPISGINKAYFGSKNIVVESGKFYIGETGQHTYAMDQTQPLSNRGWEITSGWGVNRFGATEDVMVRAVVSVVSSDVRNYMQYLPKGYEVEQNYPNPFNPSTTIRVTLAKKSNIKVVVYDILGNEIKTLFNGNAQVGETKIIWDGTNRYGTSVHSGVFFYRVQGDNFSETKKMLLLK; encoded by the coding sequence ATGAGATACACGTTTATTTTATTCGTCGCAATTTTACTTTCGTCCACCGTTGTGTTTTCTAAAAAAGAACATAGAAACACGTCTCCATTTTCTCGCGCAATTCTTCCTGATGTCATAAGTCCTGATACCAGTGCACCAGATACGTGGGGCTATACTTGGGTACGAAGCACAGAGCCCGGAGGTCCGGTTTATAACTGGCTTGATTCTACAGATGGATGGCAACGAGTAAATGGTTTATTGGATGATAATGCCGTTGGATTTTTCAACTTAGGTTTTACATTTCATTACTATTGGTATGATGTTACAAGATTGCAAATCGGTTCAAACGGATGGATTGGTTTTGAACAAACTATCGGAAATCTTGCTGCTGCTTTTACACAATTTCCTAACTCAACTCCTCCCAATGATGTCATAGCACCACTTGGCGCAGATTATGATTTTAGCCCTAATGTTATTGGTCCTTATAATTCAAGAGTATATTTTTGGACGAACAATGTTGATTCTGCAGTTATCAGTTGGGTAGATGCAATTGAATGGTTTCAAACACCTCCCAATCCCCGTCCTACATATTCTTTTCAGGTGATATTAACGAAAGCTGATAGTTCTCTCACATTTCAATATGGACAACATACAGGAAATGGAGCATTCGCATCCGAAAGCAATATAACAATGGGAATTGAAAATGTAACGGGAACTATTGGATTAAGTTACTATTTTGCTAGCGGTTCAATTGACCCAACACGCTATGAAACTGGAACTGCAATTAGAATTAAAAAAACAATTGATACTGGTTTGCAAATTGTTGATGCTGGAGTTATTGGAGGATTTAATAATTTGAACGGTGCGGTTTTTCTTCAAGCGAATGTCAATAATACTATTTCTGCGTATGTAAAAAATTTTGGAACTGCAAATTTAACCAATGTACGCGTACGTCATACTATTTCCCGAGGCGTAACAACATTACTTCGCGATACGGTGTTTATAGATACGCTTTCTCCGGGAACAACAAAAGTCATCACGTTTCCAAAGCCGTTTTTGCCAACACAAGTTGCAGTTCATTCCGGACAATTTCGTATTGAAGCAGCGGGAGATGTTCTTGCTTCTAATAACGTAAAGACAACAGAAATGGATGTTATCAATGCAATTCCTGGAACTCCAATCGTATTAGCATACGATGATAATGTTCTTGATGGAACTGGTCGTTCATGGGGAAGTTCTGGTGGTTTTGGAAATGAATTTGAGGTCCCCGTTCCCGTAAAAATTGAATCTGCGTATGTTAGAATTCAAACAGTAACATCCGGACAAACACTTACTATTTATGTCGTAGATGATGACGGTTCTCAAGGTTCTCCTGGAACAGTACTTGATTCGGTAATTATTGCATCTCCAATTTCCGGAATCAACAAAGCGTATTTTGGTTCTAAAAATATTGTTGTCGAAAGTGGTAAATTTTACATTGGTGAAACCGGTCAGCATACTTATGCAATGGATCAAACGCAGCCACTTTCCAACCGTGGATGGGAAATCACATCGGGATGGGGAGTAAACCGTTTTGGAGCAACAGAAGATGTTATGGTGCGCGCAGTAGTATCAGTTGTCTCCAGCGATGTTCGCAATTATATGCAATATCTTCCCAAAGGTTATGAAGTTGAACAAAACTATCCTAATCCGTTTAATCCAAGTACTACAATTCGCGTAACACTTGCCAAGAAATCGAATATCAAAGTAGTAGTGTACGATATACTTGGAAATGAAATCAAAACGCTTTTTAACGGTAATGCCCAAGTTGGCGAAACAAAAATTATTTGGGATGGAACAAATCGTTACGGTACATCTGTTCATTCAGGAGTATTTTTCTATCGAGTACAAGGAGATAATTTTTCCGAAACAAAAAAGATGTTATTATTGAAGTAA
- a CDS encoding DUF1573 domain-containing protein produces the protein MLSKLLILLSIIIFQSKIFSQPSIKIVGGTNADFGTLYRGDRIEKKLTIKNDGSDTLRIANVSASCGCTAAMLSEKIIAPGDSGSLNVGFNSENFSGKVQKNVTLTSNDPQNPTLQFRFGVNIIEELSLDPRTLIVREAKKGENVSTSLRIKNTSTFPISLLSWNSENKNVSIELPKEPIQPSDEITLIVNYFCEQAGYVNSTFDIVTNAKKQSKLTINFYINILSSQE, from the coding sequence ATGCTCTCAAAATTACTCATTCTGCTTTCAATCATTATTTTCCAAAGCAAAATATTTTCGCAACCTTCCATCAAAATCGTTGGCGGAACAAATGCTGATTTCGGCACACTCTATCGCGGTGATAGAATCGAGAAAAAATTGACAATAAAAAACGACGGAAGTGATACGTTGCGTATTGCAAATGTATCTGCTTCGTGTGGTTGCACAGCAGCAATGTTAAGCGAAAAAATTATTGCTCCCGGCGATTCCGGCTCATTGAATGTTGGATTTAATTCAGAAAATTTTTCGGGAAAAGTTCAAAAAAATGTTACCCTAACATCGAATGATCCCCAAAATCCAACATTGCAATTTCGTTTCGGTGTAAATATCATAGAAGAACTTTCTCTTGATCCGCGAACGCTTATTGTTCGTGAGGCAAAAAAAGGTGAAAATGTTTCAACATCTTTAAGAATCAAAAATACTTCAACATTTCCAATTTCTTTATTATCGTGGAACAGCGAAAATAAAAACGTAAGTATTGAATTGCCCAAAGAACCAATTCAACCTTCAGATGAAATTACACTTATCGTAAATTATTTTTGTGAACAAGCAGGTTATGTGAATTCGACATTCGATATCGTTACCAATGCAAAAAAACAATCGAAACTAACGATAAATTTTTACATCAACATTCTTTCTTCACAAGAGTAA